A genomic segment from candidate division WOR-3 bacterium encodes:
- a CDS encoding T9SS type A sorting domain-containing protein, with the protein MKSGGDLVAYGGGAFFALRGNKCYELWRYFEPITACGSTLAVNRSGVQAALSAQRSEFRVSPNPLASGWAMLRYSLPKPGSVVVTVFDVAGRGIQHSVFSTPRSALSVSLDLRKLASGVYLVRLDADGYSATQKLVVQK; encoded by the coding sequence GTGAAGTCAGGTGGTGACCTGGTAGCCTATGGTGGCGGCGCGTTCTTTGCCCTCAGGGGCAACAAGTGCTACGAGCTGTGGCGGTACTTCGAACCGATAACCGCCTGCGGTTCTACGCTTGCAGTTAACCGCTCCGGAGTTCAGGCCGCACTAAGCGCTCAGCGGTCAGAGTTCAGGGTTTCGCCGAATCCACTCGCTAGCGGCTGGGCGATGCTGCGTTACAGTCTGCCCAAGCCTGGGTCGGTTGTGGTCACGGTGTTCGATGTGGCCGGCCGCGGCATCCAGCACTCAGTATTCAGTACTCCGCGTTCAGCGTTGAGTGTCTCGCTCGACCTGCGGAAGCTCGCCAGCGGCGTTTACCTTGTCCGGCTCGACGCGGACGGCTATTCGGCCACGCAGAAGCTGGTGGTGCAGAAGTGA
- a CDS encoding PAS domain-containing protein has translation MAFGYPNRNRPTIRIPCAPNAVIGPWAFLMFSCVAPPMLASTANSDTVVVHWVAVYDGPESREDRCTGMVLAPDGSAYLAGYSFGAATDFDFAVLKVDTTGRIVWVNRYGSPIGCEDRPWCLCRDSSGDIVAAGGSIADMAVLWDFRIIKYRPTGETVWTRLLDFPTHAEDKIAGAGILSDNSIVVAGSSRYRPDHSFGPAAGSQSRADWDVTIARYSSQGETLWTRRFDGKAHGDDLTAGLALDRTGNCYVAGQTTTAGGTEVLLLKYNPSGQLLWRRTLCGNVPGSSIGQGVIVDSASRAWVFGACYNQGRSFDFLVACFDSSGRQLAYLALDAAARVDICQAACLDRAGNLYATGQSTGRGTSFDVLTVKVSPAGETLWTRRFHGTGADRGWCIGLDQFDRVVVGATSDGPAGQPNMMLLCYGPDGELAWTFSYAGGGAGEARPVAIERGGENELLVAGSACRPGTDFDIVLLRLAPGGGR, from the coding sequence GTGGCCTTCGGTTATCCGAATCGGAACAGACCAACTATTAGAATACCGTGTGCACCAAACGCGGTGATTGGTCCCTGGGCGTTCCTCATGTTCTCCTGTGTGGCTCCGCCCATGCTTGCCTCAACCGCGAACTCAGACACGGTCGTGGTACACTGGGTCGCGGTCTATGATGGCCCAGAAAGCCGGGAAGACCGCTGTACTGGAATGGTTCTGGCGCCGGACGGCTCAGCGTACCTTGCCGGATACTCATTCGGTGCCGCGACTGACTTTGACTTCGCAGTACTCAAGGTGGATACCACAGGCCGGATTGTCTGGGTTAACCGTTATGGTTCGCCAATTGGCTGTGAGGACCGGCCGTGGTGCCTATGCCGGGATTCGTCCGGCGACATTGTCGCTGCGGGCGGTTCAATTGCGGATATGGCTGTACTCTGGGATTTCCGCATAATCAAGTATCGGCCGACTGGCGAGACCGTCTGGACCCGGTTGCTTGACTTTCCAACTCATGCCGAGGATAAGATTGCGGGCGCCGGAATACTGTCAGACAATTCGATCGTCGTAGCGGGCAGCAGCCGCTATCGGCCTGACCATAGCTTCGGGCCAGCAGCCGGCAGTCAAAGCCGGGCGGATTGGGATGTTACTATTGCCCGTTACTCATCGCAGGGCGAGACGCTATGGACTAGGCGATTCGATGGCAAGGCTCATGGCGATGACCTTACCGCTGGCCTTGCTCTGGACCGCACCGGCAACTGCTATGTTGCCGGCCAGACCACGACAGCAGGCGGAACCGAAGTTCTGCTCCTGAAGTACAATCCAAGCGGACAGCTGCTCTGGCGTCGGACATTGTGCGGCAACGTGCCGGGCTCGAGTATCGGCCAGGGAGTCATCGTTGATTCTGCGAGCCGGGCCTGGGTATTCGGCGCGTGCTACAATCAGGGCCGCTCATTTGACTTTCTTGTCGCCTGCTTTGATTCTTCCGGCCGGCAGCTTGCGTATCTCGCTCTTGACGCGGCGGCCCGGGTTGACATCTGTCAGGCTGCATGTTTGGACCGAGCCGGCAATTTGTACGCGACCGGACAGTCAACCGGCCGCGGCACGTCGTTTGATGTGCTGACTGTAAAAGTCTCGCCGGCCGGAGAAACGCTCTGGACCCGTCGGTTTCACGGCACAGGTGCGGACCGGGGCTGGTGCATCGGGCTTGACCAGTTCGACCGGGTCGTGGTCGGCGCGACTTCGGACGGCCCGGCAGGCCAGCCGAACATGATGCTTCTCTGCTACGGCCCGGACGGCGAGCTTGCCTGGACATTCAGCTACGCGGGCGGCGGCGCGGGTGAGGCGCGGCCGGTCGCAATCGAGCGTGGTGGTGAGAATGAACTTCTGGTTGCAGGCTCTGCTTGCCGGCCTGGGACCGACTTCGACATTGTTCTACTAAGACTCGCACCGGGCGGTGGCCGGTAG